The genomic DNA CAGGCGGTGCGGGAGCCGTCCGAGCAGGCGACAGGGGGTTCTGGCCTCGTGGCTCAATCCCCGGGTGCGTCCGATTCCAGACGCTACGTGGACCAGACCCTGGGCTTCGAGCTCACCCAGCCGGGGGGGGACTGGTTGTTGGATGAGACGGGTGAGCAGACGCCCGAGGGGCTCGCCATTCCCGTCGTGCTGCACCACCGCACCAGCGGGGCCCAGATGGTGTTGCAGGTGGCGCCCGCGGTGGCCTCGCCCATTCAGTTCGCCGAGCGGCTGACGATGGGCCTGCGCAGCCAGCCCGGCTTCGTCACCAGCGATCCCGAGCCGCTGCCCCTGTCCGATAGCGCCGTGGGCTTCCACTTCGCCGTGGGCGACAACGTGCGCGGGCGGGTGGTGGTGCGTGACGGCAGCGCCGGCCACGTCTTCATGATGCTCGCCACCTGGCCGACGGCCGCTCCGGAGGAGGTGCCCGAGACGGTGGACGCCCTCTTCGAGAGCGTCCACCCGCTGCCCCTGGCGCCCGAGCAGACCTGAGCGCTAGCCCTTCGCGCGGCCGCCCCGCGGGCTCTTGGCGGCCGCCGGGGGCTTGGGCGTGGGGGCCTCGGTGGCCGCGTCCGCCTCGAGCTGGGTGGTGCGCCGCCGCACGTACTCCACCAGCGTGCGCACGCCCACGCCCGTGGGGCCCTTGGCGTTGTAGCCGCGCTCCTTGGGGCTGATGGACGGACCCGCGATGTCCAGGTGCACCCACGGCGTCTCGCCGACGAACTCCTTGAGGAAGAGCGCGGCGTTGGTGGCGCCCGCCCAGCGCTCGCCCGAGTTCTTCATGTCGGCGATCTCCGAGCGCAGCGCGTCCTTCTGCAGCTCCGTCACGGGCAGGCGCCACATCTCCTCGCCCGCGGCGCGCGCCGACTCCATCACCTCGTTCACCGTGGCGTCATGCTCGCCAAAGGCACCCACGATGTAGTTGCCCAGGGCGACGATGCACGCGCCGGTGAGCGTGGCCAGGTCGATGAGCGCCGACGGCTTGTGCTCGTTCGCCCAGGTGAGCACGTCGCCGAGCACCAGGCGCCCCTCGGCGTCCGTGTTCGTCACCTCCACCGTCTTGCCCAGGCGCGACACGAGGACGTCGCTGGGCCGGTAGGACGTGCCCGAGGGCATGTTCTCGCACGCGCCAATGAAGGCGTGCACGGGGAAGGGCGGCTTGAGCGCGGCGATGACCTTCATGGCGCCGAGCACCGCGGCCGAGCCCGCCATGTCCGTCTTCATGTCCACCATGGAGTCGGTGGGCTTGAGCGACAGGCCACCCGAGTCGAAGGTGATGGCCTTGCCCACGAGTGCCAGGGGCGGCTGCTTCGCCTGCTTCGCGTTCTTCGGCGTGTATTCCACGTGGATGAGCTGCGGCTCGTTCGCGCTGCCCTGGGCCACCGCGAGGAACATGCCCATCCTCAACTTCTCGATCTCCTTGCGCCCGCTCACGCTCACCTTGAGCCCCACTTCGCGGCCCATCTCCTGCGCGGCCTGGGCCAGGCGCGCCGGGTTGACCACGTTGGGCGGCTCGTGGGTGAGATCCCTCGCCCAGTTGGTGGCCTCGGCCACGCGCTGCGCGAGCGCCACGGCCTGCTCCTGCTCCTTCGTCTTCTCCCCGTCGACGTGCAGCTTCACGGCCGTCAGCTTCGGCGCGTTCTTCTCCTCGCGGGCCGAGGACTTGTAGCGATCGAAGCGGTAGGCGCCCAGCTCCAGGCCCTCGACCACGGCGCGCACGGCACCCGTCACCTCCAGGCCCCCGGGCACCGCGAACACCAGCGTGCGCGTCTTGAGGCGCTGGGCCGTCTTCGCGGCGCGGCCCGCGGTGAGCCGCAACACCTCCGGGGTGAAGCGCGCGCGCGTGCCCAGGCCGAGCAGCAACACGCGATCCGCGGCGAGTTTACCCAGGGTGTGGATGACGAAGGACTGATCGCCCTTCCCCTTGAAGCCCTCCTGGGCGGCGGCGGCGAGCAGCCGCGAGTCCAGCGCCGCGTGCACTCCGGCCAGGATGCCGGGAGGGGTGTCTCCGGTCTCGCCTTCGAAAAGGGGGATCACGAGCAACTCACCGCTCGCGCGGGCCAGTTCGCCGGAGACGAAGCTGAAGTTCATGGGGGAAGGCAACTCCTGATAGAGGGGAGAGGGGCGTGGGACTGTAGCGCCGCGAATGTTTCAGGCAAGAACGGTCGAGAGTTCCCGCGTTGCATTGACACTCCACGCTGACTAGGTCCCCGCCATGCCTTCGTTGCTGTTGCACCTCACGGCCATCGAGAGGCTGGCCGCCAACCCGGGAGCGCTCCCCGAGGACTTCGTGCGCGCTTTGTCCGAGGACCTGGCCTACGCACGTTTTGGCGCGGCCCTGCCGGATCTCCCCCTGTGCGAGGGGCTGTTCGGCGGGCTCGCCTCGAGCGTGTCCGGGCGGGATTGGCCCCTCTACGCGAAGCTCTTCCACGAGCGTGCTCCGGTGACCCTGGGCCTCAAGATGGCGGAGTTGGTGGCGGCCGGCGCCCTGGTGGGCACCGAGGCCGGGCTCGCGCTGCTGGCCGGCTATTTCACCCACCTGTCCCTGGACCGGGCGCTCCATCCTCAAGTGGACAAACTGGTGTTGCGCCACCGGCGCCGGGGCGAGCACGCGCTCGTCGCGCACCGGCAGATCGAATGGACGCAGACGCTCTTCTACCTGCGCGAGTTGCATGGAGTGGACCTGATGGGCAGTCCCCGCCTGCGCTCGCGCTTCCAGGTGACCAAGAGCACGGGCCTTCCCCTCAAGGGCATTGGCCGCGGCATCTATGAGTTGGTGCGGCTGGCCTCGCAGGAGACGTTTCAGCAGGCGCCCAGCAAGTCCGAGGTGGACGCGTGGGTGCGGGGCCTGTACCGCGCGGGGCTCTACCTCTCCAGCCCCGTGGGGCGCATGAAGGCGCTGCCGGCCTGGTCGCAGCTGAGCTTCCAGGAGTTGTACCGCAACGACACGTTCGACTTCGCGCGCGAGGTGGAGCTCGCGGTGGAGCAGACGCGCGGCGTGTTGCGGCGGCTGCTCGCGTATATGGCCCGCGGTATTTTCACGCCGCGTGCGCGGGCGCGCTTCCTCACGGAGTTTCCCGAGGGCACCATCGGGGTGAACGCCGCCTAGGCCTGGACGCCAACACCCTTCGGGACACGCCCCCCAGGGGGAAGGGCAGACGGCCGATCGAGCCGGGAAGTGTCAGGGAATGCGCCTATCCGATCGTCAAGGGGGCCCCTATCCTCCTCTTGGGTATGACGCTTCTCTTCTTGATCGCCGCGGGTGTCCTCTCGGGGACGTTGGGTGCCCTCCTCGGGGTGGGGGGAGGGGTCATCCTGGTGCCTACCCTGGTGCTTGGCTTCCA from Melittangium boletus DSM 14713 includes the following:
- a CDS encoding leucyl aminopeptidase; amino-acid sequence: MNFSFVSGELARASGELLVIPLFEGETGDTPPGILAGVHAALDSRLLAAAAQEGFKGKGDQSFVIHTLGKLAADRVLLLGLGTRARFTPEVLRLTAGRAAKTAQRLKTRTLVFAVPGGLEVTGAVRAVVEGLELGAYRFDRYKSSAREEKNAPKLTAVKLHVDGEKTKEQEQAVALAQRVAEATNWARDLTHEPPNVVNPARLAQAAQEMGREVGLKVSVSGRKEIEKLRMGMFLAVAQGSANEPQLIHVEYTPKNAKQAKQPPLALVGKAITFDSGGLSLKPTDSMVDMKTDMAGSAAVLGAMKVIAALKPPFPVHAFIGACENMPSGTSYRPSDVLVSRLGKTVEVTNTDAEGRLVLGDVLTWANEHKPSALIDLATLTGACIVALGNYIVGAFGEHDATVNEVMESARAAGEEMWRLPVTELQKDALRSEIADMKNSGERWAGATNAALFLKEFVGETPWVHLDIAGPSISPKERGYNAKGPTGVGVRTLVEYVRRRTTQLEADAATEAPTPKPPAAAKSPRGGRAKG
- a CDS encoding zinc dependent phospholipase C family protein — encoded protein: MPSLLLHLTAIERLAANPGALPEDFVRALSEDLAYARFGAALPDLPLCEGLFGGLASSVSGRDWPLYAKLFHERAPVTLGLKMAELVAAGALVGTEAGLALLAGYFTHLSLDRALHPQVDKLVLRHRRRGEHALVAHRQIEWTQTLFYLRELHGVDLMGSPRLRSRFQVTKSTGLPLKGIGRGIYELVRLASQETFQQAPSKSEVDAWVRGLYRAGLYLSSPVGRMKALPAWSQLSFQELYRNDTFDFAREVELAVEQTRGVLRRLLAYMARGIFTPRARARFLTEFPEGTIGVNAA